The Triticum dicoccoides isolate Atlit2015 ecotype Zavitan chromosome 6A, WEW_v2.0, whole genome shotgun sequence genome has a window encoding:
- the LOC119314444 gene encoding uncharacterized protein LOC119314444 yields the protein MRMLKELQEVGVLQLQTAQRSSLSRAHQFVNEWELKGMVVASFSLQVFLLFFSGFRKRYSSRVLSVLLWLAYLSADSLAVYILGRLTLRGGSGNSHLALFWAPFLLLHLGGQETMTAFSMEDNALWKRHLLSLVTQVPMATYVVSKQLSGDNDADQWLVAPMVLVFVAGTGKYAERIWALRRAGSVAPGTSRSTSKLVSRASNDAVWDTQGFYGQLCFVVSKKQERNFEVILDVAAQAFKLSLHFLMDMTPSISLLPEDTKDIKQAVEVFQSSEDRVHMAYKLAEINLSLIYDYLYTKFGTRHFHMLPFCNVFHRIVALALPSVALGLFVRGMMTGGRKGHVHDTDDVIICYVLLVGAVLLETCSIFMSFISSCWAYKTIISCSLTCPLCRDIPGAIAGLLWVARRLHPGNKGEWSAKMAQYNMIRGCIKEKQETGLLRRAMRWVGIIGEPRAITHISVSPELKKLILDKLLDIAATPRVQEWDIGVGKFRGQWAQWVVETKQDRANHHQVLQICNIQGLEFVSSVLLWHIVTDICLLATDDDVAVEGGDSSSHDEEHLEDGGSSHHEDVQGSLSELRGPIRELSDYVMYLVAECGTMAGSEGHYVVTKGQKEVSRWLLEKHGGGSDDWRKVIEKIRDEESSFFHENYYPVLDRARRVASDLLKVEEAGDRWELISVVWLEMLCYIAYNCGAAFHAKHLATGGEFVTHIKMLLFMVGVPFLKDVKESLFPEAGNIYS from the exons ATGAGGATGCTCAAGGAACTCCAAGAAGTCGGTGTCCTTCAGCTTCAGACAGCTCAACGCAG CTCACTGTCACGTGCCCACCAATTCGTCAATGAGTGGGAGCTTAAGGGCATGGtggtggccagcttctccctgcaagtcttcctcctcttcttctccggctTCCGCAAGCGCTACTCTTCCCGAGTGCTCAGCGTGCTGCTGTGGCTCGCCTACCTATCGGCCGACTCCCTCGCCGTCTACATCCTCGGCCGCCTCACCCTCCGCGGCGGCAGCGGCAACAGCCACCTGGCCCTCTTCTGGGCGCCATTCCTGCTGCTCCATCTCGGCGGGCAAGAGACCATGACAGCCTTCTCCATGGAGGACAACGCGCTGTGGAAGCGCCACCTTCTCAGCCTCGTCACCCAGGTGCCCATGGCCACCTACGTCGTCAGCAAGCAGCTCAGCGGAGACAATGATGCCGACCAGTGGCTAGTGGCGCCCATGGTGCTCGTGTTCGTTGCCGGGACGGGGAAGTACGCCGAAAGGATCTGGgcactcaggagagctggctcagtGGCGCCTGGAACGAGCCGCTCTACCTCAAAACTCGTTTCGCGTGCGTCCAACGATGCTGTCTGGGACACGCAGGGGTTCTACGGTCAGCTGTGCTTTGTGGTTTCCAAGAAGCAGGAGAGGAATTTCGAGGTCATCCTGGATGTGGCAGCTCAGGCCTTCAAACTGAGCCTCCACTTTCTAATGGACATGACCCCTTCAATCTCTCTGCTTCCTGAAGATACCAAGGACATCAAGCAGGCCGTAGAGGTGTTCCAATCTTCAGAGGACAGAGTCCACATGGCGTACAAGCTGGCTGAGATCAACCTCTCCTTGATCTATGACTACTTGTACACAAAGTTTGGCACGCGCCATTTCCACATGCTCCCATTCTGTAACGTCTTCCACCGGATCGTCGCTCTTGCCCTGCCATCAGTGGCGCTTGGGCTGTTCGTGAGGGGGATGATGACCGGTGGTCGAAAGGGGCATGTCCATGACACAGATGACGTTATCATATGTTACGTGCTGCTTGTCGGCGCCGTCCTACTGGAGACATGCTCAATCTTCATGTCATTTATCTCTTCATGCTGGGCATACAAGACCATCATTTCGTGTTCGCTAACGTGCCCGCTGTGCCGAGATATTCCCGGTGCAATCGCAGGGTTGCTCTGGGTAGCCAGGCGTCTCCATCCAGGAAACAAAGGAGAGTGGTCGGCGAAAATGGCACAGTACAACATGATCCGAGGATGCATCAAGGAGAAACAAGAAACTGGCTTGTTGCGGCGGGCCATGCGTTGGGTTGGTATCATCGGTGAGCCCCGGGCCATCACGCATATCAGCGTCTCTCCTGAGCTCAAGAAGCTCATCCTTGATAAATTGCTGGACATAGCGGCCACCCCACGCGTCCAAGAATGGGACATTGGCGTTGGCAAGTTCCGTGGCCAGTGGGCGCAATGGGTGGTTGAGACGAAGCAAGACCGGGCAAATCATCATCAGGTGTTGCAGATCTGTAACATCCAAGGTTTGGAGTTCGTGTCGAGTGTGCTTCTCTGGCACATTGTGACGGACATATGCTTGCTCGCCACCGATGACGATGTTGCCGTAGAGGGCGGTGATTCTTCCTCCCACGACGAGGAGCACTTAGAAGACGGCGGTTCATCTCACCATGAGGATGTACAGGGCAGCTTGTCGGAGCTAAGAGGCCCTATCAGAGAGCTGTCAGACTATGTCATGTACCTCGTTGCAGAATGCGGCACCATGGCCGGCAGTGAAGGTCATTACGTGGTGACTAAGGGCCAAAAAGAGGTATCACGCTGGCTGCTTGAGAAGCACGGAGGAGGATCTGATGATTGGAGGAAGGTGATCGAGAAGATTCGTGACGAGGAGAGCTCCTTCTTCCACGAAAACTACTACCCCGTGCTGGATCGAGCTCGCCGGGTCGCCTCGGACCTGCTTAAGGTTGAAGAAGCGGGCGATCGTTGGGAGCTCATCTCCGTGGTGTGGCTGGAGATGCTTTGTTACATTGCGTACAACTGTGGGGCTGCGTTCCACGCCAAGCATCTGGCCACCGGTGGCGAGTTTGTCACGCATATCAAGATGCTCCTGTTTATGGTAGGCGTGCCTTTTCTCAAGGATGTGAAAGAATCGTTGTTCCCTGAAGCTGGGAATATCTATTCATAA